The region TTGAGGTAAAACAGGTTAGTGCCGTTGTGGAGGGAATTTCGCAGAGCATCAGCCGGGCCGCCGCTTCGGCCGTAGATGTGTCCGCGGCGATGGATGATGTGGCGAATGCTGTTACGGTAATTAATCAGTCTCTCGGTCAAGTAAGTGCGAAATGCGAGCGGTCTATCGGGATTACAACGGAGGCGGCCGAGCGGTCGCAAGAAACGACCGCCATCATCCGCAGGCTTAGTCAGGCGTCAAAGCAAATAAACGGGGTTGTCGATATTATCCGTAGTATCGCCGAGCAAACCAACATGCTTGCGCTTAACGCTACTATCGAGGCGGCTGGCGCCGGCGAGGCGGGCAAGGGGTTTGCGGTGGTCGCGGCGGAGGTTAAGGAGCTTGCCAAACGGACGGCGGAGGAGACCAGGCATATCGCTCAGCAGATAGAAGAGATGCAAGGCGATATGGGCGAGGCGGTGATTGCCGTGGAAAAAATCACTGGCGTTATCGCCGAGACCAAGGATATCACTCATACGATCGCTTCCGCGGTCGCCGAACAGACCAAGAGCGCTACCGACATTTCCGGTGCTATGGCGGTCGGCGTGCAGAAGGTAGCGACGATCAGCCAGGAGATCGGCGATATCGCCACCAATGCGGGGCAGGTTTCGCAGGGAGCCGCCGGCGCTGCCGACGGTGTGAAGGCCATGTTTGAAACAACGGTCGAAATTTCGCGCAAGTCGGCTGAGGTCGCCAGCAGTTCGGATAAAATGGCGTCGGTTATGAGCAATATTGCCAACGCTACCAAGGAAATCGCCCAGGGAGCTCAGGAAATTATCGAGAGTATCCAGGAAGCGGACGCCGCTACCGCTGATACGGCCGGCAAGGCGTCGCTGACGAGCGAATCGGCGCATTATCTGGGCGAAGCGGCCAATAACCTGGAGCTTTTGGTCGAGAAATTTAAGGTTTGAGTGTATGGCAATGAATACAAGCAGCGAGTTGATACGAGAGTTTATTGAAGAAGCCAAGGCTCATATCGGCACTGTGGAAGCGGGTTTGTTACGCCTGGATGAAGCTAACTGCGACGCCGCCACGCTTAATGAGATATTTCGGGCAGTGCATAGCATCAAAGGAACCGCCGGCTTTTTCGAACTGACCAAGATTGTGGAGCTGTCCCATGTTATGGAAGCGCTCTTTGGCCGGCTGCGCGACGATAAAATCCAGGTGACGGCGCATATGGTCGATGTTTTGCTGGAAGCGACGGATGTGCTTAAGGACCTTATCTGCCGGGCGGCGGAGCAGGAAGACCGCGATGTATCCGAATATGTGGCGGCGGTAAAAGCGTTTTTTCAGAAGGAGGAAAGGCGTGAGAGCCCGGCCGGTGCAGGTGGCCTTTCGGCCTGGGATATGTGGAATCAGCTTACCGCCCTGGAGGAATCGGCAAATACGGAAGTAGCCGGAGTGCTTCCGCGGTTGGCTCCGGAACCCAGGACGGAGCCTGCGTCTCCCGAAGTCATGGTAAGCGCCGGTGAAGGTCCCAAGCGGCGGGGTGAGCCGGCGTCTGAATCGGACGCCAAGGCGAGGGTCGCGCTGACGGGAGAGACCGTGCGGGTGGGCGTGGAGCTGTTGGACGATTTATTGAATATTGTGGGGGAGATGGTTTTACGCCGCAATCAGTTGTTGCGGATAGCCCAAAATGCCGGTAAGGATGTAGCCCAGCTTGACGTTGTGGCTCAGGGCATCGATAATCTGACCACGAGTTTGCAAGAGAAGGTCATGAAGACACGGATGCAGCCTGTGGCAAATGTCTTCAATAAATTTCCCCGGATTGTCCGGGAATTGACCCGCAAGATGGATAAAGAGGTCGATCTGGTAATGGAGGGTATGAGTGTCGAACTAGACCGCTCTATTATTGAGGCTTTGGTCGATCCGATAACCCATCTTGTACGTAATGCTCTGGATCACGGCATCGAGCCGCCGAAGAGCAGGATGGCGGGCAATAAACCGCCTGCGGGTACGCTCGTTCTTCATGCGTATCAGGAAAGCGGACGGGTCATCATCGATATTCGCGACGATGGCGCCGGCATCGATATAGAGAAGGTCAAGGCCAAGGCTGTGCTCAAAGGGTGGATAACCGACCGGGAAGCGGCGGCGATGCGCGACACGGATGTGCTGAGTTTCATTATGCGGCCCGGTTTTTCTACCGCGGAGCAGGTTACCGATATTTCCGGCCGCGGTGTCGGTATGGACGTGGTCAAGACCAATATTGAGAAGTTGGGCGGCAAGGTCGAGATATATACCGAAAAAGGGGCGGGTACCACGTTCCGCTTGATGTTGCCGCTGACGCTCGCCATTATCCCGTCGTTTATCGTTGAGGCGGCCGGCGACGCTTTCGCCGTGCCTCAGGCCAATGTGAAGGAATTTGTTCTCATCCAGCCGGGAGAGACCAGCGATAAGCGGATCGAGTTCATTCAGTCGTCGCCGGTGCTCAGGCTGCGCCATCAGTTGTTGCCGCTGGTGTATTTGAATGATGTTTTGGGGACCTCCGGCGGTCAAACGGGCGGCCGGCAGAACTGGGGCAGTCGATTTATAGACGAGGGGCGGACTTTTCGCATACTGGTGATTAAAAGCGGCAGCCTGCGGTACGGGCTGGTTGTCGATGCCGTTTATGATACGGAGGAAATATTGGTTAAACCGGTCCCAAGGGTAATCGGCGCGTGCGGGTGCTATTCCGGAGTAACCGTCTTGGGCGATGGGCGTATTGCCATGATTATCGACCCTGAAAGCATCCGGCTGGAAGCCAACCTCAGCGAGACCAGGGAGGCCGAAGGAGAGAGCGTGCTGCCGTCGGGCGGCGACCGGGGAAGGGAACAGCAGTATTTGTTGTTGTTCAAATGCTCGGGCGGGGAAATGCTGGGGATCGATCTTGCGATGGTGGCGCGTGTCGAGGAGATAGCAGCTTCCCGCGTTCAGAAAATAGGCTCCAAAGAGTATTTTACGTTTCAGGGACAGACGATCAGAATTATCCGGCCGGAGCACTATTTGCCAATTGCCCGGCGAAAACGCAAGCCTCCCAAGCTGTACGTCATTTTGCCGAAATTCGTTAAACACACGGTCGGCATTATCGCCGAGGAGATTTGCGATGCTATTTTAACGCGGATACAGCTTGACGAAAGCGGGGTTTCCGGGCGGGGCATCATTGGCTCCACCCTGGTGGACGATAGAATCGTTACTCTGCTGAATATTTATGAGCTGTTTGAGAAAGCGGCGCCAGAGTATTACGGCCTGAAAACCGCGACGGCGGGAAAGCGTGTTCTGCCTGAGACCGGAGGTTCGCCAGGGATGAAAAAAGCGCGGATTCTGTTGGCGGAGGATACGCCCTTTTTTGCCAGGACGATAAAGAGCTATTTGGAGAGCGACGGTTTCGAGGTGGTTACGGCGGAAAATGGCCGGGAAGCTTTCGAGATGCTGTCTCGCCGAACGGTGGATGTGGTGATAAGCGATATCGAGATGCCGCTCATGAATGGGCTTGAGTTGGTCCGTACGATCAGGGAGAGTGAAACGCTCAGGCATTTGCCGGTGATTGCCCTGACTTCGCTGGGCGGTGAAGAGAATAGGGAGAAGGGTTTGCGCGCCGGGTTCGATGTTTATGAATTCAAGCTTGATAGAAAAAGGCTGCTTGATAGTGTTCACAAAGTTTTGGCGCAAAAAGCTTAGGTGATCGGAGGCGAGACGGGATTGGCGCGGATATTGATTGTCGATGATTCACTTGTGGCGCGGAAGGTTTTGACGAATATTCTTGAGGGGTTGGGCCACACGGTAGTCGGCGACGCGGCGGACGGCGGGCAAGCCTTTACCGAGTATGCCCGTCACCGGCCTGACGTGGTAACGATGGATCTGGCTATGCAAGGGATGAGCGGCGCTGAGGCGACGTCGAAGATTGTCGCCACTTTTCCCGATGCCAGGATTGTCGTAATCAGTGCCCTGGAGGAACGCCAGGTTGTGATCGACGCGTTGGAACGCGGGGCCAGGCATTTTATCATTAAGCCCGTTTCTGAGGAAAAAGTCGCGGCGGTGCTGGAGAATGTCCTTCGCCAGAATTTCGATCACCGGAAATGTTGCGAGCTTTTAAAAAGGCTGAAAGAGGAGGACGGCCTACCGGCCGGCGGCTGGAGCAATTTAGGGAAAAGGGAGAATCAGGTGGCGCGGGTTTTGATAGTCGATGATTCGGCGGTGGCGCGGAAGGCCTTGCGGGAAATTATGACTTCATTGGGGCATACTGTGATAAGCGAGGCGGAGAATGGCGCTCAGGCTTTTATAGAGTATACCAGACACCGGCCGGATATCGTAACGATGGATCTGACCATGCAGGGGATGTGCGGGGCCGAGGCTACATCGAAAATCGTCGCTACTTTTCCCGACGCCCGGATAATTGTAATCAGCGCGATGGAGGAGCGCCAGATCGTGTTGGATGCTTTGGAACGCGGGGCCAGGCATTTTATCATTAAGCCGATTACGCTGGATAAAGTTTCGGCGATCTTGAACAATGTTCTGCAGCAGAAGTTTGACCAGCAAACGCATCGGGAGCTGGTAAGAAGGCTGAAAGGGTGCACCGATTCTTTTTCTCCTCTGGGAGCAAGTTCCCCCGAATATCTGCCGCCTTACCAGATCTGTGCGGAGAACAAGCTGATTCTGGTGAAAGTCAATCATAATCTGACCATGACCAGTTGCCAGTCCCTGTTGATCGAGCTTGAGGAGTATTTGACCGGCGAACCGCGGGTATTATTTGATTTTGGAAACATACAAGGTTTAGCGGAAGCTGTCCTTGCCGAACTCGATAAGTTGATTAAGCGCATTGAAAGCAATTCCGGTACGGTTAAGGCGATATCCCGGCAGCAGTCTTTGGTGGATGCGGTAATTTCAAGGGAGGCGGCTTCTTCATTAGCGATGGTTATCCGTTATTTCGCAAGCTGAACTTTCGGTCAGGGGGATTTTATGTTTCGTATTTTAATCGTTGATGATAGCTTGATTAATTTAAAGATAATAAGCGGACTTTTGGGCGATAAGTACGAAGTGAGCACGGCCAGCAGCGGACAGGAAGCAATTTTGCAGGCGACCGAGACGGTTCCGGATTTAATTTTGCTCGATATTCTTATGCCTGATATGGACGGTTTAGAGGTTTGCCGGTTTCTTAAAAGGCAATCGGCTACGGCGGAGATACCGATTATTTTTATTACCGTGGTTTCCGAGCCGAAAGATATTGTCAGGGCTTTTGAAGCAGGGGGGCAAGATTACATAACAAAGCCGTTCAGTGCGCTGGAGCTGTGTGCCCGGATGAAGACTCATTTGGAGTTGAAGCAGTCGCGGGAGGAGTTAAAAACATATGCCAGGCAATTGGAGGCAAAAAACTTAGAGCTTAAGGAAGCGCTGGCAAGGTTGGAGATCTCAGCCATAACAGATTTTTTGACGAACCTGCCTAATCGACGCTATATGCTGCAAAAAATCCAGGAGGAGATCGCCAGGATCAAGAGGGCAAAGAGCGCTATGACGCTTATCCTCTTGGATGTTGACAATT is a window of Selenomonadales bacterium 4137-cl DNA encoding:
- a CDS encoding response regulator; the protein is MARILIVDDSLVARKVLTNILEGLGHTVVGDAADGGQAFTEYARHRPDVVTMDLAMQGMSGAEATSKIVATFPDARIVVISALEERQVVIDALERGARHFIIKPVSEEKVAAVLENVLRQNFDHRKCCELLKRLKEEDGLPAGGWSNLGKRENQVARVLIVDDSAVARKALREIMTSLGHTVISEAENGAQAFIEYTRHRPDIVTMDLTMQGMCGAEATSKIVATFPDARIIVISAMEERQIVLDALERGARHFIIKPITLDKVSAILNNVLQQKFDQQTHRELVRRLKGCTDSFSPLGASSPEYLPPYQICAENKLILVKVNHNLTMTSCQSLLIELEEYLTGEPRVLFDFGNIQGLAEAVLAELDKLIKRIESNSGTVKAISRQQSLVDAVISREAASSLAMVIRYFAS
- a CDS encoding diguanylate cyclase; amino-acid sequence: MFRILIVDDSLINLKIISGLLGDKYEVSTASSGQEAILQATETVPDLILLDILMPDMDGLEVCRFLKRQSATAEIPIIFITVVSEPKDIVRAFEAGGQDYITKPFSALELCARMKTHLELKQSREELKTYARQLEAKNLELKEALARLEISAITDFLTNLPNRRYMLQKIQEEIARIKRAKSAMTLILLDVDNFKDINDSVGHDCGDAVLKGIADIMRRTVREQDIVTRWGGDEFLFLLPDTDFAGGQVVGEKIRQAIGASTVPYCGKLFSVSVSFGVAQYDVELDIDANIKRADEALYRQKKQ
- a CDS encoding chemotaxis protein CheW — encoded protein: MAMNTSSELIREFIEEAKAHIGTVEAGLLRLDEANCDAATLNEIFRAVHSIKGTAGFFELTKIVELSHVMEALFGRLRDDKIQVTAHMVDVLLEATDVLKDLICRAAEQEDRDVSEYVAAVKAFFQKEERRESPAGAGGLSAWDMWNQLTALEESANTEVAGVLPRLAPEPRTEPASPEVMVSAGEGPKRRGEPASESDAKARVALTGETVRVGVELLDDLLNIVGEMVLRRNQLLRIAQNAGKDVAQLDVVAQGIDNLTTSLQEKVMKTRMQPVANVFNKFPRIVRELTRKMDKEVDLVMEGMSVELDRSIIEALVDPITHLVRNALDHGIEPPKSRMAGNKPPAGTLVLHAYQESGRVIIDIRDDGAGIDIEKVKAKAVLKGWITDREAAAMRDTDVLSFIMRPGFSTAEQVTDISGRGVGMDVVKTNIEKLGGKVEIYTEKGAGTTFRLMLPLTLAIIPSFIVEAAGDAFAVPQANVKEFVLIQPGETSDKRIEFIQSSPVLRLRHQLLPLVYLNDVLGTSGGQTGGRQNWGSRFIDEGRTFRILVIKSGSLRYGLVVDAVYDTEEILVKPVPRVIGACGCYSGVTVLGDGRIAMIIDPESIRLEANLSETREAEGESVLPSGGDRGREQQYLLLFKCSGGEMLGIDLAMVARVEEIAASRVQKIGSKEYFTFQGQTIRIIRPEHYLPIARRKRKPPKLYVILPKFVKHTVGIIAEEICDAILTRIQLDESGVSGRGIIGSTLVDDRIVTLLNIYELFEKAAPEYYGLKTATAGKRVLPETGGSPGMKKARILLAEDTPFFARTIKSYLESDGFEVVTAENGREAFEMLSRRTVDVVISDIEMPLMNGLELVRTIRESETLRHLPVIALTSLGGEENREKGLRAGFDVYEFKLDRKRLLDSVHKVLAQKA